The sequence AGGGAAAAGCCGGAAAGGGGCGCGGCCCCGTTTACGAAACGACGTAAGGAGTGTTAGTAGGAAATGGTTTTTAGTTATTATCCGGGATGTACGCTGAAAACGAAAGCAAAACAGCTGGATGAATATGCGAGAAAGTCCGCGCAGGCTTTGGGGATCACGCTGGAGGAACTGCCGGAGTGGCAGTGCTGCGGCGCGGTATATCCGCTGGCCAGGGATGAAATCGCGACCAAGCTTTCGGCGGTGCGTGCGCTCGACAGCGCGAAAACGCTTAATCAGGAGCTTGTTACGCTATGCAGCGCATGCCACCATGTATTAAAGCGTGTGAATCACGATATGCGTACGGATGACGATATTCGCATGAAAGTAAACAATTACTTAAAGCTCGAGGAAGATTATGAGGGCGAAACGCCCGTTATCCATTACCTCGAAATGCTGCGGGATAAAATCGGGTTTGACGAACTGAAAAAGAAAGTGGTTAATCCGCTTACGGGGCGAAAGATCGGCGCTTATTACGGATGCCTGCTGCTGCGCCCCAACGACGAGATGCAGTTTGACAATCCGGAGAATCCGTCGATCATCGAGGATTTTATCCGCGCAATCGGTGCGCAGCCGGTTATTTATCCCTACCGCAACGAATGCTGCGGCGGTTATGTGGTGATCGAGGATAAGGACGCCGCGAAAAAAACGTGCGACAATATTTTGTCCTCTGCGCAGGCAAAGGGGGCGGAAGCGATTGTGACGGCCTGCCCGTTATGCCGTTATAATCTCGATAAAAACAGCGCGGGCCACAATGTTTCTGTATACTATTTTACGGAACTGCTGGCAGAGGCGCTGGGAGTTAAGGAAGGGGGCGAGCCGCAGTGAACATGAGCAAGGAAGATATGCGCGAACAGGTTTTGCGCATGAGCGGCGTTGACCCAAGGAAATGTATGACATGCGGGAAATGCTCGGGCACATGTCCGGCATACGACGAAATGGAATACCACCCGCACCAGTTTGTATCTATGGTGCGCAAGGGGCGTATCGAAGCACTGATGAATTCGGAGTCCATCTTCAGGTGCCTGTCGTGTTTTGCCTGTATAGAGCGCTGCCCGCGCGGCGTGGAGCCGGCTAAGCTGATTGAGGCGGTACGCCTGCTGAAGATCCGTTCACAGGGCGAAAATCACCTAAAAGTGACGGCG comes from Christensenellaceae bacterium and encodes:
- the hdrB gene encoding heterodisulfide reductase subunit B translates to MVFSYYPGCTLKTKAKQLDEYARKSAQALGITLEELPEWQCCGAVYPLARDEIATKLSAVRALDSAKTLNQELVTLCSACHHVLKRVNHDMRTDDDIRMKVNNYLKLEEDYEGETPVIHYLEMLRDKIGFDELKKKVVNPLTGRKIGAYYGCLLLRPNDEMQFDNPENPSIIEDFIRAIGAQPVIYPYRNECCGGYVVIEDKDAAKKTCDNILSSAQAKGAEAIVTACPLCRYNLDKNSAGHNVSVYYFTELLAEALGVKEGGEPQ